Proteins found in one Brachypodium distachyon strain Bd21 chromosome 5, Brachypodium_distachyon_v3.0, whole genome shotgun sequence genomic segment:
- the LOC100844733 gene encoding receptor-like serine/threonine-protein kinase SD1-7 isoform X3: protein MAKHYIILIFFLLLISSFCKSDDQLTRTKPLTDHDILISKDGDFALGFFSPDSSNKSFYLGIWYHSIPGARTVVWVANRDDPITTPSSAKLAITNGSQMILSSSEGRNIWATTSNIATGGAEAYAVLLNTGNFVLRLPNTTDIWQSFDHPTDTILPTMKFWMNYKAQVIMRLVAWKGPDDPSSGDFSCSGDPSSPGLQWLIWHGTMAYARGTTLNGVSVTSSPYLSNASSVLYVTGVNLGDEFYFMLTVSNGLPLARVTLDYTGVLGFTSWNNHSSSWSVISENPKAPCDLYASCGPFSYCDLTGTAPKCQCLDGFEPNDFNFSRGCRRTLELKCDKQSRFVTLPRMKVPDKFLHIKNRSFDECTAECTGNCSCIAYAYANAGAATDSSRCLVWTGDLVDTGKTVNYGDNLYLRLTVDKKSSAIKIVLPIVACLLLLTCIALVCFCKYRAGKRRKKEIEKKMMLEYFSTSNELEGEKTDFPFISFQDILWATNRFADSNLLGQGGFGKVYKGTLEGGNEVAVKRLSKGSGQGTLEFRNEVVLIAKLQHKNLLRFTLIMKDVARKYELDWSTRFKVIKGIARGLLYLHQDSRLTIIHRDLKASNILLDKEMIPKISDFGMARIFDANQNQANTIRVVGTYGYMSPEYVIGGAFSTKSDTYSFGVLLLEIVSGLKISSPQLIPNFSSLITYAWRLWDDKKATELVDSSVVDSCKIHEVLRCIHVGLLCVQDRPDDRPLMSSVMFALENESAVLPAPKQPVYFSPFNYKVGEARENMENSANPMSITTLEGR from the exons ATGGCTAAGCACTATATTattctcatcttcttcctcctacTCATTAGTTCATTCTGCAAATCCGATGATCAGCTCACACGTACAAAGCCACTTACGGACCATGACATACTCATCTCCAAGGACGGGGACTTTGCTCTCGGCTTCTTCTCCCCGGACAGCTCCAACAAGAGTTTCTACCTTGGCATATGGTACCACAGCATCCCCGGAGCACGCACAGTTGTGTGGGTCGCCAACCGAGATGACCCAATCACCACCCCTTCATCTGCCAAGCTCGCCATCACCAACGGTTCTCAGATGATATTGTCCAGCTCCGAAGGTCGCAATATTTGGGCGACGACAAGCAATATCGCCACAGGAGGGGCTGAAGCTTATGCAGTGTTACTCAACACGGGGAACTTTGTTCTCCGGTTGCCAAACACCACGGATATATGGCAGAGCTTCGATCACCCAACCGACACAATACTCCCAACCATGAAGTTTTGGATGAACTACAAGGCACAAGTCATCATGCGTCTGGTCGCTTGGAAGGGCCCGGATGACCCGTCTTCTGGGGACTTCTCCTGCAGCGGTGACCCTAGCTCGCCGGGCCTTCAATGGTTAATTTGGCACGGGACCATGGCTTATGCCCGTGGAACCACGTTGAATGGTGTGTCGGTGACTAGTAGCCCATACCTAAGCAACGCCAGCTCGGTCCTATATGTAACCGGCGTCAACCTCGGGGATGAGTTCTATTTTATGCTTACCGTCTCCAATGGCTTGCCATTGGCGCGCGTGACACTTGACTACACAGGCGTGCTAGGGTTCACAAGCTGGAACAACCATTCATCATCATGGTCAGTCATTTCTGAGAACCCCAAAGCTCCATGCGACCTCTATGCCTCATGTGGCCCGTTCAGCTATTGCGACCTCACTGGGACTGCCCCCAAGTGCCAGTGCCTCGATGGGTTCGAGCCCAATGATTTTAACTTTTCGAGAGGATGCCGGAGAACATTGGAGCTGAAATGTGACAAGCAAAGTCGTTTTGTGACCTTGCCTAGGATGAAGGTCCCTGACAAGTTCTTGCACATAAAAAACAGAAGTTTCGATGAGTGCACGGCCGAGTGCACCGGTAATTGCTCGTGTATCGCATATGCTTACGCCAACGCTGGCGCTGCGACCGACTCGTCAAGGTGCTTGGTTTGGACAGGGGACCTTGTTGATACAGGGAAGACCGTCAACTACGGTGATAACCTTTACCTTCGGCTTACAG TTGACAAAAAGAGCAGTGCAATAAAGATTGTACTCCCGATTGTAGCATGCCTGCTGCTACTTACGTGCATAGCCCTGGTCTGCTTTTGCAAATACAGAG CAGGCAAACGGCGAAAGAAAGAAATCGAGAAGAAAATGATGTTGGAATACTTTAGCACTTCCAATGAGCTCGAAGGTGAAAAAACAGATTTTCCATTTATTAGCTTTCAAGACATCCTTTGGGCAACAAATAGGTTCGCTGATTCCAATTTGCTGGGACAGGGAGGTTTTGGAAAAGTTTACAAG GGAACATTGGAAGGTGGAAATGAAGTTGCTGTCAAAAGGCTTAGCAAGGGTTCTGGACAAGGCACACTGGAGTTCAGAAATGAAGTAGTTCTAATTGCCAAACTGCAGCACAAGAACCTA CTTCGTTTTACATTGATCATGAAAGATGTTGCACGAAAATATGAGCTTGATTGGTCTACAAGATTCAAAGTAATTAAAGGAATAGCAAGAGGCCTTCTTTATCTCCATCAAGATTCAAGATTAACAATAATTCACAGAGATCTCAAAGCAAGTAACATCTTGTTGGACAAAGAAATGATTCccaaaatttcagattttggtATGGCAAGAATATTTGATGCAAACCAGAACCAAGCAAACACTATCCGTGTCGTTGGGACATA TGGTTACATGTCACCTGAATATGTGATAGGAGGTGCTTTTTCTACAAAATCGGACACTTATAGCTTCGGTGTTCTTCTCTTGGAGATTGTTAGTGGCTTGAAGATCAGCTCACCTCAGCTTATACCGAACTTTTCTAGCCTTATAACTTAT GCATGGAGATTATGGGACGACAAAAAAGCAACTGAACTGGTAGATTCTTCGGTCGTTGATAGCTGCAAGATTCATGAAGTTCTACGGTGCATTCATGTGGGTCTCTTGTGTGTTCAAGACCGTCCTGATGATCGGCCACTTATGTCATCTGTTATGTTTGCGTTAGAGAACGAAAGCGCGGTGCTTCCAGCTCCAAAGCAACCAGTATATTTTTCTCCGTTTAATTACAAAGTTGGAGAAGCAAGGGAAAACATGGAGAATTCTGCCAATCCAATGAGTATCACAACACTCGAGGGCCGTTAG
- the LOC100844733 gene encoding G-type lectin S-receptor-like serine/threonine-protein kinase At1g11330 isoform X8: protein MAKHYIILIFFLLLISSFCKSDDQLTRTKPLTDHDILISKDGDFALGFFSPDSSNKSFYLGIWYHSIPGARTVVWVANRDDPITTPSSAKLAITNGSQMILSSSEGRNIWATTSNIATGGAEAYAVLLNTGNFVLRLPNTTDIWQSFDHPTDTILPTMKFWMNYKAQVIMRLVAWKGPDDPSSGDFSCSGDPSSPGLQWLIWHGTMAYARGTTLNGVSVTSSPYLSNASSVLYVTGVNLGDEFYFMLTVSNGLPLARVTLDYTGVLGFTSWNNHSSSWSVISENPKAPCDLYASCGPFSYCDLTGTAPKCQCLDGFEPNDFNFSRGCRRTLELKCDKQSRFVTLPRMKVPDKFLHIKNRSFDECTAECTGNCSCIAYAYANAGAATDSSRCLVWTGDLVDTGKTVNYGDNLYLRLTVDKKSSAIKIVLPIVACLLLLTCIALVCFCKYRGKRRKKEIEKKMMLEYFSTSNELEGRFWKSLQDFGMARIFDANQNQANTIRVVGTYGYMSPEYVIGGAFSTKSDTYSFGVLLLEIVSGLKISSPQLIPNFSSLITYAWRLWDDKKATELVDSSVVDSCKIHEVLRCIHVGLLCVQDRPDDRPLMSSVMFALENESAVLPAPKQPVYFSPFNYKVGEARENMENSANPMSITTLEGR from the exons ATGGCTAAGCACTATATTattctcatcttcttcctcctacTCATTAGTTCATTCTGCAAATCCGATGATCAGCTCACACGTACAAAGCCACTTACGGACCATGACATACTCATCTCCAAGGACGGGGACTTTGCTCTCGGCTTCTTCTCCCCGGACAGCTCCAACAAGAGTTTCTACCTTGGCATATGGTACCACAGCATCCCCGGAGCACGCACAGTTGTGTGGGTCGCCAACCGAGATGACCCAATCACCACCCCTTCATCTGCCAAGCTCGCCATCACCAACGGTTCTCAGATGATATTGTCCAGCTCCGAAGGTCGCAATATTTGGGCGACGACAAGCAATATCGCCACAGGAGGGGCTGAAGCTTATGCAGTGTTACTCAACACGGGGAACTTTGTTCTCCGGTTGCCAAACACCACGGATATATGGCAGAGCTTCGATCACCCAACCGACACAATACTCCCAACCATGAAGTTTTGGATGAACTACAAGGCACAAGTCATCATGCGTCTGGTCGCTTGGAAGGGCCCGGATGACCCGTCTTCTGGGGACTTCTCCTGCAGCGGTGACCCTAGCTCGCCGGGCCTTCAATGGTTAATTTGGCACGGGACCATGGCTTATGCCCGTGGAACCACGTTGAATGGTGTGTCGGTGACTAGTAGCCCATACCTAAGCAACGCCAGCTCGGTCCTATATGTAACCGGCGTCAACCTCGGGGATGAGTTCTATTTTATGCTTACCGTCTCCAATGGCTTGCCATTGGCGCGCGTGACACTTGACTACACAGGCGTGCTAGGGTTCACAAGCTGGAACAACCATTCATCATCATGGTCAGTCATTTCTGAGAACCCCAAAGCTCCATGCGACCTCTATGCCTCATGTGGCCCGTTCAGCTATTGCGACCTCACTGGGACTGCCCCCAAGTGCCAGTGCCTCGATGGGTTCGAGCCCAATGATTTTAACTTTTCGAGAGGATGCCGGAGAACATTGGAGCTGAAATGTGACAAGCAAAGTCGTTTTGTGACCTTGCCTAGGATGAAGGTCCCTGACAAGTTCTTGCACATAAAAAACAGAAGTTTCGATGAGTGCACGGCCGAGTGCACCGGTAATTGCTCGTGTATCGCATATGCTTACGCCAACGCTGGCGCTGCGACCGACTCGTCAAGGTGCTTGGTTTGGACAGGGGACCTTGTTGATACAGGGAAGACCGTCAACTACGGTGATAACCTTTACCTTCGGCTTACAG TTGACAAAAAGAGCAGTGCAATAAAGATTGTACTCCCGATTGTAGCATGCCTGCTGCTACTTACGTGCATAGCCCTGGTCTGCTTTTGCAAATACAGAG GCAAACGGCGAAAGAAAGAAATCGAGAAGAAAATGATGTTGGAATACTTTAGCACTTCCAATGAGCTCGAAG GGAGGTTTTGGAAAAGTTTACAAG attttggtATGGCAAGAATATTTGATGCAAACCAGAACCAAGCAAACACTATCCGTGTCGTTGGGACATA TGGTTACATGTCACCTGAATATGTGATAGGAGGTGCTTTTTCTACAAAATCGGACACTTATAGCTTCGGTGTTCTTCTCTTGGAGATTGTTAGTGGCTTGAAGATCAGCTCACCTCAGCTTATACCGAACTTTTCTAGCCTTATAACTTAT GCATGGAGATTATGGGACGACAAAAAAGCAACTGAACTGGTAGATTCTTCGGTCGTTGATAGCTGCAAGATTCATGAAGTTCTACGGTGCATTCATGTGGGTCTCTTGTGTGTTCAAGACCGTCCTGATGATCGGCCACTTATGTCATCTGTTATGTTTGCGTTAGAGAACGAAAGCGCGGTGCTTCCAGCTCCAAAGCAACCAGTATATTTTTCTCCGTTTAATTACAAAGTTGGAGAAGCAAGGGAAAACATGGAGAATTCTGCCAATCCAATGAGTATCACAACACTCGAGGGCCGTTAG
- the LOC100844733 gene encoding putative G-type lectin S-receptor-like serine/threonine-protein kinase At1g61610 isoform X2 produces the protein MAKHYIILIFFLLLISSFCKSDDQLTRTKPLTDHDILISKDGDFALGFFSPDSSNKSFYLGIWYHSIPGARTVVWVANRDDPITTPSSAKLAITNGSQMILSSSEGRNIWATTSNIATGGAEAYAVLLNTGNFVLRLPNTTDIWQSFDHPTDTILPTMKFWMNYKAQVIMRLVAWKGPDDPSSGDFSCSGDPSSPGLQWLIWHGTMAYARGTTLNGVSVTSSPYLSNASSVLYVTGVNLGDEFYFMLTVSNGLPLARVTLDYTGVLGFTSWNNHSSSWSVISENPKAPCDLYASCGPFSYCDLTGTAPKCQCLDGFEPNDFNFSRGCRRTLELKCDKQSRFVTLPRMKVPDKFLHIKNRSFDECTAECTGNCSCIAYAYANAGAATDSSRCLVWTGDLVDTGKTVNYGDNLYLRLTVDKKSSAIKIVLPIVACLLLLTCIALVCFCKYRGKRRKKEIEKKMMLEYFSTSNELEGEKTDFPFISFQDILWATNRFADSNLLGQGGFGKVYKGTLEGGNEVAVKRLSKGSGQGTLEFRNEVVLIAKLQHKNLVRLLGCCIHEDEKLLIYEYLPNKSLDAFLFDVARKYELDWSTRFKVIKGIARGLLYLHQDSRLTIIHRDLKASNILLDKEMIPKISDFGMARIFDANQNQANTIRVVGTYGYMSPEYVIGGAFSTKSDTYSFGVLLLEIVSGLKISSPQLIPNFSSLITYAWRLWDDKKATELVDSSVVDSCKIHEVLRCIHVGLLCVQDRPDDRPLMSSVMFALENESAVLPAPKQPVYFSPFNYKVGEARENMENSANPMSITTLEGR, from the exons ATGGCTAAGCACTATATTattctcatcttcttcctcctacTCATTAGTTCATTCTGCAAATCCGATGATCAGCTCACACGTACAAAGCCACTTACGGACCATGACATACTCATCTCCAAGGACGGGGACTTTGCTCTCGGCTTCTTCTCCCCGGACAGCTCCAACAAGAGTTTCTACCTTGGCATATGGTACCACAGCATCCCCGGAGCACGCACAGTTGTGTGGGTCGCCAACCGAGATGACCCAATCACCACCCCTTCATCTGCCAAGCTCGCCATCACCAACGGTTCTCAGATGATATTGTCCAGCTCCGAAGGTCGCAATATTTGGGCGACGACAAGCAATATCGCCACAGGAGGGGCTGAAGCTTATGCAGTGTTACTCAACACGGGGAACTTTGTTCTCCGGTTGCCAAACACCACGGATATATGGCAGAGCTTCGATCACCCAACCGACACAATACTCCCAACCATGAAGTTTTGGATGAACTACAAGGCACAAGTCATCATGCGTCTGGTCGCTTGGAAGGGCCCGGATGACCCGTCTTCTGGGGACTTCTCCTGCAGCGGTGACCCTAGCTCGCCGGGCCTTCAATGGTTAATTTGGCACGGGACCATGGCTTATGCCCGTGGAACCACGTTGAATGGTGTGTCGGTGACTAGTAGCCCATACCTAAGCAACGCCAGCTCGGTCCTATATGTAACCGGCGTCAACCTCGGGGATGAGTTCTATTTTATGCTTACCGTCTCCAATGGCTTGCCATTGGCGCGCGTGACACTTGACTACACAGGCGTGCTAGGGTTCACAAGCTGGAACAACCATTCATCATCATGGTCAGTCATTTCTGAGAACCCCAAAGCTCCATGCGACCTCTATGCCTCATGTGGCCCGTTCAGCTATTGCGACCTCACTGGGACTGCCCCCAAGTGCCAGTGCCTCGATGGGTTCGAGCCCAATGATTTTAACTTTTCGAGAGGATGCCGGAGAACATTGGAGCTGAAATGTGACAAGCAAAGTCGTTTTGTGACCTTGCCTAGGATGAAGGTCCCTGACAAGTTCTTGCACATAAAAAACAGAAGTTTCGATGAGTGCACGGCCGAGTGCACCGGTAATTGCTCGTGTATCGCATATGCTTACGCCAACGCTGGCGCTGCGACCGACTCGTCAAGGTGCTTGGTTTGGACAGGGGACCTTGTTGATACAGGGAAGACCGTCAACTACGGTGATAACCTTTACCTTCGGCTTACAG TTGACAAAAAGAGCAGTGCAATAAAGATTGTACTCCCGATTGTAGCATGCCTGCTGCTACTTACGTGCATAGCCCTGGTCTGCTTTTGCAAATACAGAG GCAAACGGCGAAAGAAAGAAATCGAGAAGAAAATGATGTTGGAATACTTTAGCACTTCCAATGAGCTCGAAGGTGAAAAAACAGATTTTCCATTTATTAGCTTTCAAGACATCCTTTGGGCAACAAATAGGTTCGCTGATTCCAATTTGCTGGGACAGGGAGGTTTTGGAAAAGTTTACAAG GGAACATTGGAAGGTGGAAATGAAGTTGCTGTCAAAAGGCTTAGCAAGGGTTCTGGACAAGGCACACTGGAGTTCAGAAATGAAGTAGTTCTAATTGCCAAACTGCAGCACAAGAACCTAGTCAGACTTCTTGGCTGCTGCATTCATGAAGATGAGAAGCTACTGATCTACGAATACTTACCTAACAAAAGTTTAGATGCGTTTCTTTTCG ATGTTGCACGAAAATATGAGCTTGATTGGTCTACAAGATTCAAAGTAATTAAAGGAATAGCAAGAGGCCTTCTTTATCTCCATCAAGATTCAAGATTAACAATAATTCACAGAGATCTCAAAGCAAGTAACATCTTGTTGGACAAAGAAATGATTCccaaaatttcagattttggtATGGCAAGAATATTTGATGCAAACCAGAACCAAGCAAACACTATCCGTGTCGTTGGGACATA TGGTTACATGTCACCTGAATATGTGATAGGAGGTGCTTTTTCTACAAAATCGGACACTTATAGCTTCGGTGTTCTTCTCTTGGAGATTGTTAGTGGCTTGAAGATCAGCTCACCTCAGCTTATACCGAACTTTTCTAGCCTTATAACTTAT GCATGGAGATTATGGGACGACAAAAAAGCAACTGAACTGGTAGATTCTTCGGTCGTTGATAGCTGCAAGATTCATGAAGTTCTACGGTGCATTCATGTGGGTCTCTTGTGTGTTCAAGACCGTCCTGATGATCGGCCACTTATGTCATCTGTTATGTTTGCGTTAGAGAACGAAAGCGCGGTGCTTCCAGCTCCAAAGCAACCAGTATATTTTTCTCCGTTTAATTACAAAGTTGGAGAAGCAAGGGAAAACATGGAGAATTCTGCCAATCCAATGAGTATCACAACACTCGAGGGCCGTTAG
- the LOC100844733 gene encoding putative G-type lectin S-receptor-like serine/threonine-protein kinase At1g61610 isoform X1 yields the protein MAKHYIILIFFLLLISSFCKSDDQLTRTKPLTDHDILISKDGDFALGFFSPDSSNKSFYLGIWYHSIPGARTVVWVANRDDPITTPSSAKLAITNGSQMILSSSEGRNIWATTSNIATGGAEAYAVLLNTGNFVLRLPNTTDIWQSFDHPTDTILPTMKFWMNYKAQVIMRLVAWKGPDDPSSGDFSCSGDPSSPGLQWLIWHGTMAYARGTTLNGVSVTSSPYLSNASSVLYVTGVNLGDEFYFMLTVSNGLPLARVTLDYTGVLGFTSWNNHSSSWSVISENPKAPCDLYASCGPFSYCDLTGTAPKCQCLDGFEPNDFNFSRGCRRTLELKCDKQSRFVTLPRMKVPDKFLHIKNRSFDECTAECTGNCSCIAYAYANAGAATDSSRCLVWTGDLVDTGKTVNYGDNLYLRLTVDKKSSAIKIVLPIVACLLLLTCIALVCFCKYRAGKRRKKEIEKKMMLEYFSTSNELEGEKTDFPFISFQDILWATNRFADSNLLGQGGFGKVYKGTLEGGNEVAVKRLSKGSGQGTLEFRNEVVLIAKLQHKNLVRLLGCCIHEDEKLLIYEYLPNKSLDAFLFDVARKYELDWSTRFKVIKGIARGLLYLHQDSRLTIIHRDLKASNILLDKEMIPKISDFGMARIFDANQNQANTIRVVGTYGYMSPEYVIGGAFSTKSDTYSFGVLLLEIVSGLKISSPQLIPNFSSLITYAWRLWDDKKATELVDSSVVDSCKIHEVLRCIHVGLLCVQDRPDDRPLMSSVMFALENESAVLPAPKQPVYFSPFNYKVGEARENMENSANPMSITTLEGR from the exons ATGGCTAAGCACTATATTattctcatcttcttcctcctacTCATTAGTTCATTCTGCAAATCCGATGATCAGCTCACACGTACAAAGCCACTTACGGACCATGACATACTCATCTCCAAGGACGGGGACTTTGCTCTCGGCTTCTTCTCCCCGGACAGCTCCAACAAGAGTTTCTACCTTGGCATATGGTACCACAGCATCCCCGGAGCACGCACAGTTGTGTGGGTCGCCAACCGAGATGACCCAATCACCACCCCTTCATCTGCCAAGCTCGCCATCACCAACGGTTCTCAGATGATATTGTCCAGCTCCGAAGGTCGCAATATTTGGGCGACGACAAGCAATATCGCCACAGGAGGGGCTGAAGCTTATGCAGTGTTACTCAACACGGGGAACTTTGTTCTCCGGTTGCCAAACACCACGGATATATGGCAGAGCTTCGATCACCCAACCGACACAATACTCCCAACCATGAAGTTTTGGATGAACTACAAGGCACAAGTCATCATGCGTCTGGTCGCTTGGAAGGGCCCGGATGACCCGTCTTCTGGGGACTTCTCCTGCAGCGGTGACCCTAGCTCGCCGGGCCTTCAATGGTTAATTTGGCACGGGACCATGGCTTATGCCCGTGGAACCACGTTGAATGGTGTGTCGGTGACTAGTAGCCCATACCTAAGCAACGCCAGCTCGGTCCTATATGTAACCGGCGTCAACCTCGGGGATGAGTTCTATTTTATGCTTACCGTCTCCAATGGCTTGCCATTGGCGCGCGTGACACTTGACTACACAGGCGTGCTAGGGTTCACAAGCTGGAACAACCATTCATCATCATGGTCAGTCATTTCTGAGAACCCCAAAGCTCCATGCGACCTCTATGCCTCATGTGGCCCGTTCAGCTATTGCGACCTCACTGGGACTGCCCCCAAGTGCCAGTGCCTCGATGGGTTCGAGCCCAATGATTTTAACTTTTCGAGAGGATGCCGGAGAACATTGGAGCTGAAATGTGACAAGCAAAGTCGTTTTGTGACCTTGCCTAGGATGAAGGTCCCTGACAAGTTCTTGCACATAAAAAACAGAAGTTTCGATGAGTGCACGGCCGAGTGCACCGGTAATTGCTCGTGTATCGCATATGCTTACGCCAACGCTGGCGCTGCGACCGACTCGTCAAGGTGCTTGGTTTGGACAGGGGACCTTGTTGATACAGGGAAGACCGTCAACTACGGTGATAACCTTTACCTTCGGCTTACAG TTGACAAAAAGAGCAGTGCAATAAAGATTGTACTCCCGATTGTAGCATGCCTGCTGCTACTTACGTGCATAGCCCTGGTCTGCTTTTGCAAATACAGAG CAGGCAAACGGCGAAAGAAAGAAATCGAGAAGAAAATGATGTTGGAATACTTTAGCACTTCCAATGAGCTCGAAGGTGAAAAAACAGATTTTCCATTTATTAGCTTTCAAGACATCCTTTGGGCAACAAATAGGTTCGCTGATTCCAATTTGCTGGGACAGGGAGGTTTTGGAAAAGTTTACAAG GGAACATTGGAAGGTGGAAATGAAGTTGCTGTCAAAAGGCTTAGCAAGGGTTCTGGACAAGGCACACTGGAGTTCAGAAATGAAGTAGTTCTAATTGCCAAACTGCAGCACAAGAACCTAGTCAGACTTCTTGGCTGCTGCATTCATGAAGATGAGAAGCTACTGATCTACGAATACTTACCTAACAAAAGTTTAGATGCGTTTCTTTTCG ATGTTGCACGAAAATATGAGCTTGATTGGTCTACAAGATTCAAAGTAATTAAAGGAATAGCAAGAGGCCTTCTTTATCTCCATCAAGATTCAAGATTAACAATAATTCACAGAGATCTCAAAGCAAGTAACATCTTGTTGGACAAAGAAATGATTCccaaaatttcagattttggtATGGCAAGAATATTTGATGCAAACCAGAACCAAGCAAACACTATCCGTGTCGTTGGGACATA TGGTTACATGTCACCTGAATATGTGATAGGAGGTGCTTTTTCTACAAAATCGGACACTTATAGCTTCGGTGTTCTTCTCTTGGAGATTGTTAGTGGCTTGAAGATCAGCTCACCTCAGCTTATACCGAACTTTTCTAGCCTTATAACTTAT GCATGGAGATTATGGGACGACAAAAAAGCAACTGAACTGGTAGATTCTTCGGTCGTTGATAGCTGCAAGATTCATGAAGTTCTACGGTGCATTCATGTGGGTCTCTTGTGTGTTCAAGACCGTCCTGATGATCGGCCACTTATGTCATCTGTTATGTTTGCGTTAGAGAACGAAAGCGCGGTGCTTCCAGCTCCAAAGCAACCAGTATATTTTTCTCCGTTTAATTACAAAGTTGGAGAAGCAAGGGAAAACATGGAGAATTCTGCCAATCCAATGAGTATCACAACACTCGAGGGCCGTTAG